TCGGGCATGTTCCTGCTCAACTCCGCACAGATGGCCCGCCCATGGCGCGGGTTCGGTGTCGGAGCGTCGAGGGCGTTCCGACCGATTGGCGCCACGGCCAGTGGCGGCTTCCGCGCACCAGCACCCTCGGCTCGCTCAGCTCCAGCATCGCCCTCACCGCGTTCTCCCCGCCAGTGGATCTGGACATCACGCGACGGAAGATCGCTGCTCGTCCGGCACCGTACGCGGGCGGCCGGTAGCGTCGCTTGGCGCCGAAGGGGAGTCCTTGTATCGCCTCGGCGGACGCGGGAGGGGAGATCGGTGGTCGACGGGATCTGGCTGGATGTCCCGTACGCGGAGAAGGACCAGGCCAAGGCCGCCGGCGCGAGGTGGGATCCGGCCGTCAAGGGCTGGTACGCACCATGCAAGGGCATGACCGTCCTTGAACCGTGGGCGGCGGCCCCCGACGTGTCGGACCTGTTGCCCGGCGAGGACCGCACGCTGGGCGGGGGGCTTTTCGTCGATCTGGTGCCCTCCAGCTGCTGGTTTACCAGCGTGCGATCCTGCGTGACGCCGTGGGACTGGGAACGGCTCCGCCGGATGATCATCGCCGTGCCGGGATGCGGTGCGAGGCATGCGGAGCCAGGGAGAACCGGGACGCCAATCGGTGATTGGAGGCCCCCGAGCGGTGGGCGTACGGAGATGTGGCCCGCGTCCAGCGACTCAAAAGGCTAATTTGCCTGTGCACGGACTGTCACGCCGTCACCCACTACGGATACGCGCAGGTCCGTGGCCTGGAGTCGAAGGCGTTCGCGTCTCTGGCCAAGGTCACGGGGATGAGCCATGCCGAGGCCCGCAGCCATATCCGCTATGCGTTCAACGTGTGGGAGGCGCGCTCGGTCAGGGCCTGGACGCTGGATCTGAGCATGCTCACCGACGCCGGGGTCACCCTCCAGCGTCCGCCTCGCGCGGGCGAACGGCGAGGCGTCGCCGCAGTGACGGCGGAACTGCAAAGCTCCCCGCAGGCGGTCTGATCGGCTCCCGGCTGGCGGACACGGGATGTCCCCGCTGATGGACGCGTGATCCCTCTTGGCTGTCTAGTCCACCCGGTCTGTTCTCTTGACCGGTGTGAAGAGCAAAGAGGAGATCATGGAGATTCTGGAAGCGTACGACCTCACGGGCAGCTACCGTGCGGCGGCCGAGCTGGCCGGGGTCGACCACCACACCGTGAAGCGATATGTGGAGCTTCGCGGCAATGGAGGGGACCCGACGAAGCGGCAGCAGCGGCCGAAGATGATCGACGACTACCTGCCGAAGATCGATGAGCTCATCGAGCGGTCCGGCGGCCGGATCGGCGCTGACCGGGTGCACGAGAAGATCACGGCGATGGGGTTCACCGGCACCGACCGCACCACGCGGCGGGCGGTCGCCGCGGCGAAGGCGTCGTATCAGGCCGGCCACCGAAGAGTGTTCCGCCCATGGATTCCCGAGCCCGGGTTGTGGATCCAGTGGGACTGGGGCGACGGACCGAAAATCGCAGGTCGCAAGACCTGGCTGTGGTGCGCCTGGCTGGCCTGGTCGAGATTCCGGGTCGTGATCCCGGTGCTCGACAAGACCCTGCCCACGATCGCCGGCTGCCTGGATACGACGCTGCGGCGGATCGGCGGGGCCCCGACCTACGCGCTCACGGACAACGAGCGGACGGTCACCACGGACCATATCGCGCGAATACCCGTACGCAATCCGCAGATCATCGAGATCGGCCACCACTACGGGCTCACGGTCAGGACTTGTGTCCCGGCCGACCCGCAGTCCAAGGGCGGCTCCGAGGCGACGGTGCGGATCGCGAAACGGGACCTGGTGCCCACCGACATCAACCTCCGGCCCGCCTACCGGGACTTCGCCGACCTCGAGGACGCCTGCCGGCTGTTCACCGACGAGGTGAACAACAAGGTCCACCGGGCGATCCGGCGCAAGCCCGTCGAGGCCCTGGCCGAGGAAGCCCACCGCCTGCACCGGCTGCCGGAAAGTCCGTTCACCGCGGCACTCGGGACGACCCGGAAGGTCGGAGGCGACGCGACGATCTCGGTGGACTCGGTCCGCTACTCGGTCCCGCACCAGCTGGCCGGGCAGACGGTCTGGGCCCGCTTCCACGGCGACGAACTCGTGGTCACCGCGGTCACCGAGGACGGCGCGGTTGAGGCCGCCCGCCACCAGCGGTCCACCCCGGGCAACCCGTCTATCAAGGACGAGCACTACCCGCCCCGAGAAAACAAGGACGGCGACCGCACCCCGAAGGCCACCAGTGCCGAGGAGGCCGCGTTCCTCGCCCTCGGGCCCGGGGCCGCGTCCTGGCTGGTCGAGGCCGCGGCGGCCGGGGCCCGGCGGATGCGGCCGAAGATGGCCGAGGCCATCCAGCTGGCCAAACTCCACGGCGCCGCCGAGGTCGACCGGGCCCTGGGCACCGCGGCGATCGCCGGCCGGTTCGCCGAGAACGACCTCATCTCCATCCTCGACCACCACATCGGACGCACAGTCCCCGAACCGACGAGAGCGTCCGAGAACCACAGCCTCCAGCCGGGCACGTCCGCCTGGTCCCGATTCGGCGTCGCCCCTGAAGGAGACGAACACTGATGGCCACCCCTCTCCGCACCGTTTCGGGCTCCCACGGCGACCCGCTGGCCGAGGCGATCGAGCTGACCCGAAGGCTCAAACTCCCGCACATCCGACGAGCACTGACCGACTTGATCCCCACTGCGAAGGCTCAGCGGTGAAACCCGGCCGAAGTCGTCCGGGTCCTCCTCGCCGAGGAGAGCCGCCGGACGCGACGCAGCGAACCTGCGGACCCGCCGCAAGCGGGCCGGCTTTCCCGCAGGCAAGACGTTCGGCGACTGGGACGAGACGAAGTCCTCCATCTCCCGCCAGGTCCAGGACTCGCTCAAGACACTGGAGTGGATCACCCGCAAGGAGAACCTCTGTGTCTGCGGGCCCTCCGGCACGGGAAAGTCGCACTTCACCGAGGCCCTCGGGCAGGCCGCCGTTGAAGCCGGGCTCAGCGTCGCATGGTTCGCGATCGAGGACCTCGGCGCCCTCGTCCGCCGGCACCGCGTCGACGACTCCCTCGCCCGAGCGATGACCCGGCTGATTCGCTCGGACCTGATCATCGTCGACGACATCGGGCTCCTGCCCGTCTCCGCGGACGCCGCCGAGGGCTTCTTCCGCCTGGTCGACGCCGCCTACGAGAGGCGGGCCATGGCCGTCAGTTCCAACCTCCACCCGTCCGGGTTCGACGAGATCATGCCCAAGACCCTCGCCACCGCGACCGTCGACCGGCTCCTCCACCATGCCCACGTCGTCGTCACGCAGGGTGACTCTTTCCGGCTCACCGAGGCCACCTCCGGCAAGGGGGTGAGGCCCCTGCACTGACCCCAGCCCCAGAGGGATCACGCGGACCAGAGTGGGGAGTTTTCCTGTCCGCGGGGAGTTTTAGTGTCCGCGAGCGGGCGGGTCATCGTGTCCGCCACCGGGGACCTCGAGGGCTCTTCGACACTTTCCGTGAATCCGGTGATCCCTGGGTAGCCGTTCACGGTGGGGGATCATGCGGTTGAGCTGCTGAAAGTCTTGTTTCCGTACTTGTCTCAGGTGATGGTCGACGGCATTGTCCGAGTCGGCGCTTCGGTACGGATCGCTGCCAGATGTATCGCGGCGACAGCTCGCTGTCCTGGGTGCGGCATGGTTTCGGTCCGAGTGCACAGCCGGTATGGCCGCAGGCTCGCCGATGCCGCGGTCTCCGGACAGGAGACGGCGATCGACCTCGAAGTCCGGCGTTTCTTCTGCGACAACACCGGCTGCGCCAAGAAGACCTTCGCCGAGCAAGTCGACCAGCTCACCTTCCGCTACGGACGACGGACCGTGGCTCTTCAACGTCTGCTGCGGCAGGTCGCGTTGGCGCTGGGTGGACAGGCTGGCGAACGCCTCGCCGAACGACTGGCCACGCCCGTGAGCGGGCCCACGCTCCTGCGGCTGATCCGCTCCATGGACCTCCCGGAAGTGCCCGAGCTGACCGTACTCGGCGTCGACGAGTTCGCCTTCCGCCGTGGCCGGCGCTTCGGCGCCATCCTCATCGACATGAACAGCCACCGCCCCGTCGAGGTCCTGCCCGACCGCACGGCCGACACCTTCGCCAACTGGCTCCGCCAGCATCCACACATCGGCACCGTCTGCCGCGACCGCGGCGGCGCCTTCGCCGAGGGCGCCGAACGAGGCCAGCCCGGAATCCCGCAGGTCGCAGACCGCTGGCACCTGCTCCACAACCTCGCCACCGGCCTGGAGAAGACGGTCACCCGCCACCGCTCCTGCCTGAAGGTTCCCGAACCCGAGCCCGTGCCTGAGGCCACTCCGGGTCCGGCGGGCACTGCGAGTGAGGAATCCGCCTACGAACGCAAGATCCGCGAACGGCACCACGACGTCCAGACCTTGCTCCGGCAGGGCCTCACTATCGACGCGATCGGCGCCCGGCTCGGGCTCGACCGTAAAACCGTACGGCGGTATGCGAGGGCTACCACCGCCGAGTCGCTGATACGCGAGCGGCCCGGCCGTTCGAGTGCTCTGACCCCGCACAAGCCCTACCTCGCGCGTCGGTGGGCCGAGGGGTGCGACAACGCACAGACCCTGCTCGACGAGCTCGTCGACCGCGGCTACCTCGGAGGCCGTAGGAGCGTCAGTCGATTCCTCAACAGCCTGGCCAGGCATAACGGCCCACGAGCTGTTCCTCCGCCGCCACCCGCGGTCGCCGATGTCGTCCGGTGGATCATCGGCCGCCCGGAGAACCAGAGCGACCAGTCCCGCCAGGACCTCAAGGACGTCTGTGAGCGCTGCCCAGAGATCGCCGAGGCCTGCCGCCTGGCCCGCGGCTTCGCCACCATCCTGCGTCGCCGTGACGGGCACAAGCTGGACGTTTGGCTCGCCCGGGCAGACGAGTCCCAGGTCAAGGAGATCCGCACCTTCGCCAACGGACTCCGCAAGGACCTCTCCGCCGTCACCGCCGGACTCACACTTCCTCTGAGCTCCGGCGCCGTCGAAGGCAACGTCACGAGAATCAAGCTCCTCAAGCGCCAGCACTACGGCCGGGCGGGTTTCGATCTCCTCCGCAGGCGCATCCTCCTGGCTCATTGACCAGTCCGATTCACGGAAAGTGTCGAAGAGCCACCTCGAGAAGTCCGTTGACACCGCAGCGACGCTCGTTGCGGGACGAGGCATCCCGCGGCCTGCCGTCGCTGATGCGGGGGAGATCGTGGCGCGGATCGCCGTCGAACGCGGCATCGCCCTGCCCGCCGACACCCCTGCCGCCACCCGGTCGGCATCGTCGGCGGCAGAACCGGCCCCGCCCCGTACCCCGGCCGTGCCGGATCCACGGGAGGCGGCGGAGCCGTCACTGTTGCGGCGGATCTTCCGCCGCGGTCGCTGAACCCCACTTCACCCATCGATACTGCACGATCGTTCATGGTCATCTCTTCGGTGTGCCTGCTGGCATCACGAGGTGCCCCACAACGCTCCCCATCCACGACTGCAGGCCTTCGGTTTCGCGGTCCGTGACGCCCGGGAGAGCTGCGGGATGAGCATCGAAGCTCGCCGAAGCCGCCGACCTGTCCGCCCGCATGGTCATCGGCATCGAGCACGGCAAACGGAACCCGTCGCTGCTGACCATCCTCGCCCTGGCTCAGGGTCTGGGCGTCACTCCGGGCCGTCTGCTCGAATCCGCGACGCCCCGGCGGGAGCCTGGGGCATGAGTCCACGTCGGCTCGCGCTCGTACCCGATCCCTATCCCGGCGAGTCCCTGCTGAGCTGGGGGGACGCACTCGCGCGGCTCAACCAGGTCTCCCGGACCGAGGCGCTGCGCATGGCGGGCCTGATCAACTCAAGCACGGTGTCGGCCGTGTTCGGCTACCGCGTCAGTGACCGGTCGTGCGTGCGGTGAGCCAGAGCACCGGGGTGACGGGGCAGCAGCTGCGGAGCATGACGCTCGCCCACTACGCCGGCAGCGCGCTGGAGCCGCTGCCGCCGGACGACGCGAAGGAGTACGGGGCCTGGGCCACGTGGCGGTACCGGCAGCGGATGGTGCTGCCCAAGCACTCCAACGCCTGTCCGTCGTGCCTGCGGGAGAACGGTGGCCGCTGGCTCCTGAAGTGGCGGCTCGTCTGGTCGTTCGCGTGCGTACGGCACCAGAGGTACCTGATCTCGCAGTGCTCCGGCTGCGGTTCCGCCCTGCACCGGGTGTGGCCCGGGGATCCGCAGTCCTGGATCTGTCCCGGAGCCTCCCGGGGGCTGGGGCTGCGTACGCCGGCACAGCCGTGCGGGCGCGACATCCCCCGCATGCGGGGCAAGCCGGTCCGCGACACCTCGCTCCTGGCCTGCCAGCGGCACATCGACCGCCTGCTCGACGGCCCGCACACCACGGCGACAGAGGAGACACGGGACGTCCTCGGGGCGCTGTACCGCTCGATGCAGGACGCGTGGTCGCCGGTACGGCCCCTTCGGCTGCCCGCGACCGACGAGGCGGTCCACCGGGCCTGGGACCGCTATCTCGCGCCCGGCGGAAGCGGCGAGCGGAACCGCCCTCTGCTCGTGGCCGCCGCCGTCAAGATCGCCACCGAGGCCGGTCCCGACACCGCCGATGGCGAGACGGGCGCAAGCGGACACGCACGGCCGAACTGGGGCGCCAGGCGGTCCGGGCAGCGGGGCGAGGTCGAACTGGCCGCGAACCGGTTCGGCGGCCGCTGCCGTCACAGCGGCTGCTTGGCCTGGGTGCCGGCCGGGCACGGCGTCGTGCTGGGCGACACCGATGGCTGGGACACCTACTGCCCGCGGCACGCGCAGGCGTTCACCCGTCGGGCTCGGTCCCGCGAGCACACCGGGCCGGACGCCTTTACCGAGCCGTGCCTGAGGTTCCTCGACGCGCGCCTGCGTGAGGAGGAACAGCGTCTGGGCGAGGAGGACGACGATCTGCTCCGGCAGCGGATCGAGGCCCAGCGGCTGATTCTGGATGCCTGCACGGCCACCGTTGCCCGTACACGCGAGGGCAGGTCCCTGCGGTACGCCGTACGGTGCCTGCTGCTGCCCTACGCGGGCCATCCGGACTTCCGTGTGACGTGGCTGCCCCGCCAGGGCGAGAACCCGGCGCGCTCCCTCGTGGAGAGCGTGGCCGGGGAAGAGGGACGGGGAGGGACGGGCCGTGGCTGAGGAGGAGCCGGTCCGGCGGCTCGGGGTGGTTCCGGCCCCGTTCCCGGGGGAGGCGTTCGTCAGTTGGGTCGACACGGTCGCGGCGAGTCTGCGGGTGTCGCGGGCGGCGGCCCTGCGGACCCTGGGACTGCAGGGCAGCGCGAGTTTCAGCACCCACCAGTTCCATCTGAGCCCGGAGCAGTTGGAAGGCCTGCGGCGGCGTACGGGTCTGAGGCCGGCGCAGGTGGAGCGGATGCTGTTCGCCTTCTACGCGCCGACGGCGCTGCCGCAGCTCGTTGCGGACGACGGGCGCGTCGGTCAGGGTGCGCGCGTGAGCCAGTTGTGGCTGCGCCGCGATCACTCGGATGCGTGTCCGCTGTGCGTCGAGGCGTCGGGCGGCCGGTGGCTGCTCAGCTGGCGGCTGAGGTGGACTTTTCTGTGCGCGGACCACCTGGTGTATCTGGTGGACCGCTGTCCGCGCTGCGGCCTCAGGTTGTACTGGCGTCTGGAGGCGACCGGCGCCGGACAGCGCACGCACTGCGTGCGCCCAGCGGTGCGGAACGGCCGTGGCGGACGGCGCTTCGGTGCGACGTGCGGGTTCCCGGTGGCGGAGA
This DNA window, taken from Streptomyces sp. TN58, encodes the following:
- a CDS encoding DUF5710 domain-containing protein; translation: MARPWRGFGVGASRAFRPIGATASGGFRAPAPSARSAPASPSPRSPRQWIWTSRDGRSLLVRHRTRAAGSVAWRRRGVLVSPRRTREGRSVVDGIWLDVPYAEKDQAKAAGARWDPAVKGWYAPCKGMTVLEPWAAAPDVSDLLPGEDRTLGGGLFVDLVPSSCWFTSVRSCVTPWDWERLRRMIIAVPGCGARHAEPGRTGTPIGDWRPPSGGRTEMWPASSDSKG
- the istA gene encoding IS21 family transposase, encoding MKSKEEIMEILEAYDLTGSYRAAAELAGVDHHTVKRYVELRGNGGDPTKRQQRPKMIDDYLPKIDELIERSGGRIGADRVHEKITAMGFTGTDRTTRRAVAAAKASYQAGHRRVFRPWIPEPGLWIQWDWGDGPKIAGRKTWLWCAWLAWSRFRVVIPVLDKTLPTIAGCLDTTLRRIGGAPTYALTDNERTVTTDHIARIPVRNPQIIEIGHHYGLTVRTCVPADPQSKGGSEATVRIAKRDLVPTDINLRPAYRDFADLEDACRLFTDEVNNKVHRAIRRKPVEALAEEAHRLHRLPESPFTAALGTTRKVGGDATISVDSVRYSVPHQLAGQTVWARFHGDELVVTAVTEDGAVEAARHQRSTPGNPSIKDEHYPPRENKDGDRTPKATSAEEAAFLALGPGAASWLVEAAAAGARRMRPKMAEAIQLAKLHGAAEVDRALGTAAIAGRFAENDLISILDHHIGRTVPEPTRASENHSLQPGTSAWSRFGVAPEGDEH
- a CDS encoding ISL3 family transposase, with the protein product MVDGIVRVGASVRIAARCIAATARCPGCGMVSVRVHSRYGRRLADAAVSGQETAIDLEVRRFFCDNTGCAKKTFAEQVDQLTFRYGRRTVALQRLLRQVALALGGQAGERLAERLATPVSGPTLLRLIRSMDLPEVPELTVLGVDEFAFRRGRRFGAILIDMNSHRPVEVLPDRTADTFANWLRQHPHIGTVCRDRGGAFAEGAERGQPGIPQVADRWHLLHNLATGLEKTVTRHRSCLKVPEPEPVPEATPGPAGTASEESAYERKIRERHHDVQTLLRQGLTIDAIGARLGLDRKTVRRYARATTAESLIRERPGRSSALTPHKPYLARRWAEGCDNAQTLLDELVDRGYLGGRRSVSRFLNSLARHNGPRAVPPPPPAVADVVRWIIGRPENQSDQSRQDLKDVCERCPEIAEACRLARGFATILRRRDGHKLDVWLARADESQVKEIRTFANGLRKDLSAVTAGLTLPLSSGAVEGNVTRIKLLKRQHYGRAGFDLLRRRILLAH
- a CDS encoding helix-turn-helix domain-containing protein, encoding MVIGIEHGKRNPSLLTILALAQGLGVTPGRLLESATPRREPGA
- a CDS encoding DUF6221 family protein → MSQSTGVTGQQLRSMTLAHYAGSALEPLPPDDAKEYGAWATWRYRQRMVLPKHSNACPSCLRENGGRWLLKWRLVWSFACVRHQRYLISQCSGCGSALHRVWPGDPQSWICPGASRGLGLRTPAQPCGRDIPRMRGKPVRDTSLLACQRHIDRLLDGPHTTATEETRDVLGALYRSMQDAWSPVRPLRLPATDEAVHRAWDRYLAPGGSGERNRPLLVAAAVKIATEAGPDTADGETGASGHARPNWGARRSGQRGEVELAANRFGGRCRHSGCLAWVPAGHGVVLGDTDGWDTYCPRHAQAFTRRARSREHTGPDAFTEPCLRFLDARLREEEQRLGEEDDDLLRQRIEAQRLILDACTATVARTREGRSLRYAVRCLLLPYAGHPDFRVTWLPRQGENPARSLVESVAGEEGRGGTGRG
- a CDS encoding TniQ family protein — its product is MAEEEPVRRLGVVPAPFPGEAFVSWVDTVAASLRVSRAAALRTLGLQGSASFSTHQFHLSPEQLEGLRRRTGLRPAQVERMLFAFYAPTALPQLVADDGRVGQGARVSQLWLRRDHSDACPLCVEASGGRWLLSWRLRWTFLCADHLVYLVDRCPRCGLRLYWRLEATGAGQRTHCVRPAVRNGRGGRRFGATCGFPVAEMPALPVGDEEAVHVQRRVQALLTPADVSYNETSRRLLQQLVLIIRDVTHRKTLAGLLDRMEGPVIDAVHETRGQPWQPPLSWTLENGTPAAVSALVRIAARSVRWDTPGAGPPG